A stretch of the Phycisphaerales bacterium genome encodes the following:
- a CDS encoding 30S ribosomal protein S1, translated as MVDQNLIATLDIDQASVDALILEALGTEVAGGDMDSVLASDMAQLERGKILKGRVVGKAGDDAVVEVGLKSEGLINKNEFDDFDALSPGDEIEVLLEDIEDDSGVIKLSKRKADRIRGWERILANNAEGDIIEGRGMRKIKGGLLVDIGVPVFLPASQVDIRRPGDIGEFIGKMIRAEILKIDEERRNIVISRRKLIERERHEAKSELMSRIEEGQLVKGTVTNIAEFGAFVDLGGVDGLLHITDMSWGRVNHPSEICKVGDELEVKILKIDLDREKIALGLKQKEASPWESIEEKFPINSRITGRVVNLVSYGSFIELEQGVEGLVHISEMSWTKRVNHPSEILSVGEEIEVVVLDINRDKHEISLGIKQTEVNPWELVAEKYPPGTIIHGTVRNLANYGAFVEIEPGVDGLLHISDISWTEKISHPNEKYKKGTEIECVVLEIDREKQRVGLGVKQLTEDPWLEQIPAAYQPGMVVHGTVTKITNFGVFVELESGLEGLLHISELSDDQIETPNDIVKPGDQVDVKILRVDSADRKIGLSLKRAQWGDDTPVEDGDPTVEGSDAPSKGGMDDHGALGTDKIEL; from the coding sequence ATGGTAGATCAGAATCTAATTGCAACTCTTGATATCGATCAAGCAAGCGTCGATGCTCTTATTCTTGAAGCACTTGGAACCGAGGTCGCCGGCGGCGATATGGACTCGGTACTTGCCAGTGATATGGCACAACTTGAACGCGGCAAAATCCTTAAGGGACGCGTCGTAGGCAAAGCCGGCGATGACGCTGTTGTTGAAGTTGGCCTCAAGTCTGAAGGCCTTATTAACAAAAACGAATTTGACGACTTTGACGCCCTCTCACCAGGTGACGAAATTGAAGTCCTGCTCGAAGATATTGAAGACGATTCAGGCGTCATCAAACTCTCGAAGCGCAAGGCCGATCGCATCCGTGGATGGGAACGTATCTTGGCCAACAATGCGGAAGGTGACATCATCGAAGGCCGCGGCATGCGTAAGATCAAGGGTGGACTACTCGTTGATATTGGTGTTCCTGTGTTCCTACCCGCCTCTCAAGTTGATATCCGTCGCCCAGGTGACATCGGTGAGTTCATCGGCAAGATGATTCGCGCGGAAATTCTCAAGATCGATGAGGAGCGGCGCAATATCGTTATCAGTCGCCGTAAGCTCATCGAACGCGAACGTCATGAAGCTAAATCCGAACTGATGAGCCGCATCGAAGAAGGCCAGCTCGTAAAGGGCACCGTCACAAACATTGCTGAGTTTGGCGCTTTCGTGGACCTCGGTGGCGTTGATGGCTTGCTGCATATCACAGATATGAGCTGGGGCCGAGTCAATCACCCCAGTGAAATCTGCAAAGTCGGCGATGAGCTTGAAGTCAAAATTCTGAAGATTGATCTGGATCGAGAGAAGATCGCACTTGGACTCAAGCAGAAAGAAGCCTCCCCATGGGAGAGCATCGAAGAGAAATTCCCGATTAACAGCCGTATCACTGGGCGTGTGGTGAATCTGGTCAGCTATGGTTCGTTTATTGAACTTGAACAAGGCGTCGAAGGCCTTGTTCACATCTCAGAGATGTCTTGGACAAAACGAGTCAATCATCCCAGTGAAATTCTCAGCGTTGGTGAAGAAATCGAAGTGGTTGTTCTTGATATCAATCGAGATAAGCATGAGATTTCTCTTGGCATCAAACAGACAGAAGTTAATCCTTGGGAATTAGTCGCAGAGAAATATCCTCCAGGCACAATTATCCATGGAACTGTTCGCAATCTTGCAAACTACGGCGCGTTTGTTGAAATCGAGCCGGGTGTTGATGGGTTGTTACACATTTCCGATATCTCATGGACTGAGAAGATTTCCCATCCCAATGAGAAATATAAAAAGGGCACAGAGATTGAGTGCGTTGTGCTCGAAATCGATCGCGAAAAGCAGCGCGTCGGCCTTGGTGTCAAGCAGCTCACTGAAGACCCATGGCTAGAGCAGATTCCTGCTGCATATCAGCCTGGCATGGTTGTGCATGGCACCGTTACGAAGATCACTAATTTCGGCGTCTTTGTTGAATTAGAATCAGGTCTTGAAGGCCTCTTGCATATCTCCGAACTTTCGGACGACCAAATTGAGACGCCCAATGACATCGTCAAGCCTGGTGACCAGGTCGATGTTAAGATCTTGCGAGTGGACTCTGCTGATCGAAAGATTGGCCTGAGCCTCAAGCGAGCACAATGGGGCGATGACACCCCAGTTGAAGACGGCGATCCAACGGTTGAAGGATCAGATGCACCATCCAAGGGCGGCATGGACGACCATGGTGCATTGGGAACCGACAAGATCGAGCTCTAA